Proteins from a single region of Dysosmobacter acutus:
- a CDS encoding helix-turn-helix domain-containing protein, with translation MDYKKVGQVIAQLRREKGLTQRQLAEQLHISNKTVSKWECGQGCPDLSLWDSLCAQLGADLHKLLQGELSPNRPDVGKLDRTRFYVCPVCGNILTSTGRASLSCCGRKLSPLTSALCDERHRPAVQDLDVEYYVTFSHPMEKDHFIAFAAHVRDNRVILVRLYPEQGAEVRLPMAERGGTLYLYCTKHGLQSCPFPG, from the coding sequence ATGGATTATAAAAAAGTCGGGCAGGTAATTGCCCAGCTGCGCAGAGAAAAGGGACTGACCCAGCGCCAGCTGGCGGAGCAGCTCCACATCAGCAACAAGACGGTCTCCAAATGGGAATGCGGCCAGGGGTGCCCGGACCTCTCTTTGTGGGACAGCCTCTGTGCCCAGTTGGGCGCGGATCTCCACAAGCTGCTTCAAGGGGAGTTGTCGCCAAACCGGCCCGATGTGGGAAAGTTAGACCGGACCCGGTTCTATGTCTGCCCCGTCTGCGGCAACATCCTGACCAGCACGGGCCGGGCCTCCCTCTCCTGCTGCGGCCGAAAGCTCAGCCCCCTGACCAGCGCCCTGTGCGACGAGCGGCACCGCCCCGCCGTGCAGGATTTAGACGTCGAGTACTATGTCACCTTCTCCCATCCCATGGAAAAGGACCACTTCATCGCCTTTGCGGCCCACGTCCGCGACAACCGGGTAATACTGGTGCGGCTCTATCCGGAACAGGGCGCGGAGGTCCGTCTGCCCATGGCCGAACGGGGCGGAACGCTGTATCTCTACTGCACAAAACACGGTCTGCAAAGCTGTCCCTTTCCGGGATAG
- a CDS encoding AzlD domain-containing protein, which yields MTRNPYLYILVMAAVSYGIRALPLTLLRRQISSRFLQSFLYYVPYVTLAVMTFPAILEATQSPISGGAALIAGILAAWFGWSLFRVAVSCCAVVLLLETLVL from the coding sequence ATGACCCGCAATCCCTATCTCTATATTTTGGTCATGGCGGCGGTCAGCTATGGGATCCGGGCGCTGCCGCTGACCCTTCTGCGCAGGCAGATCAGCAGCCGTTTTCTCCAGTCATTTTTATACTACGTCCCATACGTCACGCTGGCGGTCATGACCTTTCCGGCCATTTTGGAGGCAACACAAAGCCCCATCTCCGGCGGGGCCGCGCTGATCGCCGGTATCCTGGCGGCCTGGTTTGGATGGAGCCTCTTTCGGGTCGCCGTCTCCTGCTGCGCGGTGGTGCTGCTTTTGGAGACGCTGGTGCTGTAA
- a CDS encoding AzlC family ABC transporter permease, with product MSGNSECYSLRARDNLEVFREGMRDGFPIGLGYFAVAFSLGIAARGAGLTPFQGFLASILCNASAGEYAGFALIGAGATYLEVAVMTFIANARYLLMSAAISQRVESGMSWPHRMLMAFDITDELFAISIARPGKLNPNYSYGSVVVASPLWAVGTALGCIAGSLMPPGLVSALSVALFGMFLAVIIPPARTNKVIAGLVGVCFLFSYAGARLPLVSEVSGGTRTIVLTVLLSAGAALLFPRKEEEA from the coding sequence ATGAGCGGGAACAGTGAGTGCTATTCATTGCGGGCGCGGGACAATCTGGAGGTGTTCCGGGAGGGGATGCGGGACGGTTTTCCCATTGGGCTTGGCTATTTTGCCGTCGCCTTTTCCCTGGGAATTGCCGCGAGGGGAGCGGGACTGACGCCGTTTCAGGGGTTTTTGGCAAGCATCCTCTGCAATGCGTCCGCCGGGGAGTATGCCGGATTTGCCCTGATCGGGGCGGGAGCCACCTATCTGGAGGTGGCGGTGATGACCTTTATTGCAAACGCCAGATACCTTTTGATGAGCGCGGCCATAAGCCAGCGGGTGGAGAGCGGGATGAGCTGGCCCCACCGCATGCTGATGGCGTTTGATATTACGGATGAGCTGTTCGCCATTTCCATCGCGCGGCCGGGGAAGCTCAATCCGAACTACTCGTATGGGTCCGTGGTCGTGGCGTCGCCCCTTTGGGCGGTGGGGACGGCGCTTGGATGCATTGCGGGCAGCCTGATGCCGCCGGGGCTGGTCAGCGCCCTGAGCGTGGCTCTGTTCGGGATGTTTTTGGCTGTCATCATCCCGCCTGCCAGAACGAACAAGGTGATTGCCGGACTGGTGGGCGTGTGCTTTTTGTTCAGCTATGCTGGGGCGCGCCTGCCTCTGGTCTCGGAAGTCTCCGGCGGAACGCGTACCATTGTGCTGACGGTGCTGCTCTCGGCCGGCGCAGCGCTCCTGTTTCCAAGGAAGGAGGAAGAGGCATGA
- a CDS encoding LysR family transcriptional regulator produces the protein MISRYGIFCKVVELNSFTRAAELLGYSQSSVSQTVRVLEQEVGVTLIERRKDGVRLTPDGAQYYPYLLAIHTAENALVQKQNEMAGLQNSTITIGTFTSISRTLLPSLMKSFQQRYPAATFVLRQGDYNSIGKWIREGSVDFGFVNRDAVEGVELSVLYEDEMMAALPPGHLLAKRDVVSLGELAAESFILLDEGEYSVPLTAFAWQRLTPQVKYKVYDDYTILAMTRQGLGVSLVYQRVVEGFEQGLEIRPVRETPKRIVALAWKNRKTMPYAARQFADFILRRAAGQG, from the coding sequence ATGATTTCCCGGTATGGCATTTTCTGCAAGGTGGTGGAGCTGAACAGCTTCACCAGGGCCGCCGAGCTTTTGGGCTATTCCCAAAGCTCAGTCAGCCAGACAGTCAGGGTTTTGGAGCAGGAGGTCGGCGTCACGCTGATCGAGCGCAGGAAAGACGGGGTCCGGCTGACGCCGGACGGCGCGCAGTACTATCCGTACCTGCTGGCCATCCACACGGCGGAAAACGCGCTGGTGCAAAAGCAAAATGAAATGGCTGGGCTGCAAAACAGCACCATCACCATCGGCACCTTCACCAGCATCAGCCGGACGCTGCTCCCCTCCCTCATGAAGTCCTTCCAGCAGCGCTACCCGGCGGCCACCTTTGTGCTGCGCCAGGGCGACTACAACAGCATTGGAAAGTGGATCCGGGAGGGCAGTGTGGATTTTGGGTTTGTCAATCGGGACGCGGTGGAGGGAGTAGAGCTGTCCGTACTGTATGAGGACGAGATGATGGCCGCGCTGCCGCCGGGTCATCTGCTGGCAAAACGGGATGTTGTCTCCCTTGGCGAACTGGCGGCGGAGTCCTTTATCCTGCTGGATGAAGGGGAATACAGTGTGCCGCTGACCGCTTTTGCATGGCAGCGGCTCACCCCTCAGGTCAAATACAAAGTATATGACGACTACACTATTCTTGCCATGACAAGGCAGGGGCTCGGCGTCTCTCTGGTCTACCAGCGGGTGGTGGAGGGGTTTGAGCAGGGACTGGAAATCCGCCCGGTCCGGGAGACGCCGAAACGGATCGTGGCCCTTGCCTGGAAAAACAGGAAGACCATGCCCTATGCCGCCCGGCAGTTCGCCGACTTTATCCTCAGGCGCGCGGCCGGACAGGGCTGA